From Leptospira congkakensis, one genomic window encodes:
- a CDS encoding ABC-F family ATP-binding cassette domain-containing protein, translated as MDIVLVSVSKLSKTIGEKKLFSNLDFSISEGEKLAIVGINGSGKSTLLRALLGKEETDSGQIIKNNNLKISILDQNPVFDQNETILDHIYKGDNKLVKTIRRYEDICERMSEGEEGLDDEFTEISQEMDRLSAWDYEQQVKSILKELGVEKLERKMSELSGGMLKKVELAKSLIDESNLLILDEPTNHLDVKSILWLEDYLAGLDKAILLITHDRYFLDRIVTKILELDRGSHFVYEGNYSIYLERKVEREETLQKQEDKIKQFLKQEVKWLKRQPKARSTKQKARIDRASDLQNREKREIQKDLELSVAAKRQGKTILEIHNLKKGIADRLLINDFTYTFKAKERLGIIGPNGIGKSTLLNLMAGRITPDSGFIKPGMNTKVGYFDQTSSELPLERNVLDYIKDVAGEMIETESGEKISASKMLERFLFDGKLQYTPIAKLSGGERRRLFLVQILMTGPNFLILDEPTNDLDIQTLSVLESFLDEFPGTVVIVSHDRYFLDRTAESLLIFRKEGKLDHYIGTFSSFLETDSLELENEQSSPKPKEAPQATVVSDKPQKSKQDQKKLSKLESEIAKLESSKQELEKKLSTFANDHTELQKISEEIQKIEAEILYKMEEWEMLQSG; from the coding sequence ATGGACATTGTGCTAGTCTCCGTTTCCAAACTTTCCAAAACCATCGGCGAAAAAAAACTTTTTTCAAACCTTGATTTCTCTATCAGCGAAGGAGAAAAACTTGCCATTGTTGGTATCAATGGATCTGGAAAATCCACCCTACTCCGAGCCCTTCTTGGAAAAGAAGAAACGGATTCCGGACAAATCATCAAAAACAATAATCTTAAAATTTCTATCCTCGATCAAAATCCGGTCTTTGACCAAAACGAAACCATTCTGGATCATATTTATAAGGGTGATAACAAACTTGTCAAAACCATTCGCCGTTACGAAGACATTTGCGAACGAATGAGTGAAGGTGAAGAAGGACTAGATGATGAGTTTACAGAAATTTCCCAAGAGATGGACAGACTGTCCGCATGGGACTACGAACAACAAGTAAAATCCATATTAAAAGAGTTAGGTGTTGAGAAGTTAGAAAGAAAAATGTCCGAGTTGTCTGGAGGGATGCTTAAAAAAGTAGAACTCGCAAAATCACTGATTGATGAAAGTAATTTACTCATTTTAGATGAACCAACAAACCACTTGGATGTAAAATCCATCTTATGGTTAGAAGATTATTTAGCAGGACTAGACAAAGCCATCCTCCTCATCACCCACGATCGTTATTTTTTAGATCGAATTGTAACTAAAATTTTGGAACTCGACCGCGGGAGTCACTTTGTTTATGAAGGAAACTATTCCATTTATTTAGAACGAAAAGTGGAAAGAGAAGAAACCCTTCAAAAACAAGAAGATAAAATCAAACAATTTCTAAAACAAGAAGTGAAATGGTTGAAACGACAACCCAAAGCACGATCCACAAAACAAAAAGCTAGGATTGATCGTGCAAGCGACCTCCAAAATAGAGAAAAACGAGAAATACAAAAGGATTTAGAACTGAGTGTTGCTGCTAAACGCCAAGGGAAAACCATTTTAGAAATTCATAATTTGAAAAAAGGAATTGCCGATCGATTGCTCATCAATGATTTCACATATACTTTCAAAGCAAAAGAAAGACTCGGTATCATTGGACCAAACGGAATTGGAAAATCAACACTTTTGAATTTGATGGCAGGTCGCATTACGCCTGATAGTGGATTCATCAAACCAGGAATGAATACGAAGGTAGGATATTTTGACCAAACCAGTTCCGAACTTCCTCTAGAAAGAAATGTATTAGATTATATCAAAGATGTTGCTGGGGAAATGATAGAAACCGAATCCGGTGAAAAAATTTCTGCCTCAAAAATGTTGGAGAGGTTTCTCTTTGACGGAAAATTACAATACACACCCATCGCCAAACTATCTGGAGGTGAAAGGCGTCGCCTTTTCCTTGTTCAGATCTTAATGACGGGTCCAAACTTTCTCATCTTAGATGAACCAACCAATGATTTGGACATCCAAACACTTTCTGTTTTAGAATCCTTTTTAGATGAATTTCCAGGTACTGTTGTGATTGTTTCTCACGACCGTTATTTCCTCGACCGTACAGCAGAAAGCCTGCTCATTTTTAGAAAAGAAGGAAAACTGGATCATTACATTGGAACCTTCTCTTCGTTTTTGGAAACCGATTCTTTAGAATTAGAAAACGAACAAAGTTCCCCAAAACCAAAAGAAGCTCCGCAAGCGACAGTAGTTTCGGACAAACCACAAAAATCAAAACAAGACCAAAAGAAACTCTCCAAACTAGAGTCAGAGATTGCCAAACTCGAATCCTCCAAACAAGAACTAGAAAAGAAATTGAGTACATTCGCAAATGATCATACGGAACTTCAAAAAATATCTGAAGAAATCCAAAAGATAGAAGCGGAAATTCTTTACAAAATGGAGGAATGGGAAATGCTTCAATCCGGATGA
- a CDS encoding family 2A encapsulin nanocompartment cargo protein cysteine desulfurase gives MNTNDPSFLKLKPDLFINGSPSQFPDEKTLEKMAKEMFGVLQSFGGSNVSTTGFPSNDSLSQNLPKESLPYLEDLKLTDTGFSYSDFQSFPNINIPQSGGGNLASARRDFPILTETVNGKPLVWLDNAATTQKPTSVIERLSHFYLHENSNIHRAAHTLAARSTDAYEKARSLVQGFIGAGSVEEIVFVRGTTEGINLLSNILSDKHIQSGDEILITHLEHHANIVPWQMVCAKKGAKLRVAPVDDSGQIILSEYERLLNSKTKIVSITQVSNALGTVVPVEEMTKSAHKVGALVIVDGAQSVSHMPVNVQEIDCDFFVFSGHKLFAPTGIGVVYGKKSILDSLPPWQGGGNMIKDVNFDHTTFQEAPFRFEAGTGNIADAVGLGAAIEYLNRFGMKQISAFEHDLLEYGTKELLKVPGLRLIGTAKDKAGVLSFVIDGFKTEAIGKKLAEEGIAVRAGHHCAQPILRRFGLESTVRPSLAFYNSCEDIDALIRVLYGLGSQNRIGI, from the coding sequence ATGAATACAAATGATCCGAGTTTTTTAAAATTAAAACCGGACTTGTTCATCAATGGTTCCCCGTCGCAGTTTCCTGATGAAAAAACATTAGAAAAAATGGCGAAGGAAATGTTTGGAGTTTTGCAATCGTTTGGTGGAAGTAACGTTTCCACGACAGGTTTTCCATCAAATGACTCGCTATCGCAAAATTTACCAAAAGAGTCCTTACCTTATTTAGAAGACTTAAAATTAACAGACACAGGTTTTTCCTATTCTGATTTTCAGTCTTTTCCAAATATCAACATACCGCAGTCAGGTGGTGGGAATCTCGCGTCCGCAAGAAGAGATTTTCCTATCCTAACCGAAACAGTCAATGGGAAACCTTTGGTTTGGCTCGACAATGCGGCTACCACGCAAAAACCAACTTCGGTGATAGAAAGATTATCTCATTTTTATCTACATGAGAATTCCAATATCCATCGTGCAGCCCATACTCTAGCAGCAAGATCCACCGATGCTTATGAAAAAGCTAGGTCACTTGTCCAAGGGTTTATTGGAGCCGGGAGTGTTGAAGAAATTGTTTTTGTCAGAGGAACCACAGAAGGAATCAATCTCCTTTCCAATATTTTATCTGACAAACACATCCAATCGGGTGATGAAATTCTAATCACTCATTTGGAACACCACGCAAACATTGTTCCTTGGCAAATGGTCTGTGCTAAAAAAGGTGCAAAGTTACGAGTCGCTCCCGTAGATGATTCAGGACAAATCATTCTAAGCGAATACGAACGTTTGCTAAACTCCAAAACAAAGATTGTATCCATCACACAAGTTTCGAATGCTTTAGGAACAGTGGTCCCGGTAGAGGAGATGACAAAGTCAGCTCATAAAGTGGGAGCCCTTGTGATTGTGGATGGAGCTCAGTCCGTATCACATATGCCAGTGAATGTTCAGGAGATTGATTGCGACTTCTTTGTGTTTAGTGGTCACAAACTTTTTGCTCCAACGGGTATTGGTGTGGTTTATGGAAAAAAATCCATTCTCGACAGTTTGCCTCCTTGGCAAGGCGGAGGGAATATGATTAAAGATGTCAACTTTGATCACACTACCTTCCAAGAAGCACCGTTTCGATTTGAAGCAGGAACCGGAAACATCGCTGATGCTGTTGGGCTTGGCGCTGCAATCGAATATCTGAACCGATTTGGAATGAAACAAATTTCAGCCTTCGAACACGATCTATTGGAATATGGCACCAAAGAATTGTTAAAGGTTCCAGGCCTACGTTTGATCGGAACAGCTAAAGACAAAGCGGGTGTGTTGTCCTTTGTCATTGATGGTTTCAAAACTGAAGCGATTGGAAAAAAGCTAGCAGAAGAAGGGATTGCTGTAAGAGCAGGACACCACTGTGCCCAACCAATCTTAAGAAGATTTGGATTGGAATCAACAGTGAGACCTTCCCTTGCTTTTTACAATTCTTGTGAAGACATTGATGCACTCATCCGAGTGTTGTACGGGTTAGGAAGCCAGAATCGGATTGGGATTTAG
- a CDS encoding PP2C family protein-serine/threonine phosphatase, with protein sequence MKTVLYTRILIWTPIIFIGYFISAQIGFKIAFLNSQVSPVWPPEGVGLASLLLLGPIALPGIYIGATLANFFNNPHIQTAIIIGIGNTLSSYVNYRIIKRVSEKADPIYSTRNLIYFLSIGTIPGSFISTVLGVTSLWYWDFLTTELYFNVFFTWFSGEMLGFLIVAPLLYVWFHPKAKLKLELHKQIELLLWIILVYISGTIAFSDEWPLLFLPIPFVIVTSIRFRQFGATLATVVLAFTAVTLTIDGKGVFARRDETGLSINDSLIFLDAFLFCISGIAYFLVTATRERERAQQASLNSLQVLNELKEKANEELEKKVLERTAVIEEQRVEIEKQLDMAKRIQESLFPQKEIFPEGVEILFKNIPMMKVGGDLYDIVWRPEKQELGVFICDVSGHGIPAALLSALVKTSLDKWKEDPSDLKENLESIRTQIIPNLREHFVTASLLHLHTDSGSLTFARAGHFPLFIIRKSGALVSLKPMGRIITPIFAILAEEERFQLETGDLIVMLTDGLTEAREPESLQMFGEERLLHLIRDIRGLPLKEIRDQVFQSVIQISGGITAIQDDLTFGLIRYTGNADEKVKVGS encoded by the coding sequence ATGAAGACTGTCCTATATACAAGAATTTTGATTTGGACACCCATCATCTTTATTGGGTATTTCATCTCTGCTCAAATTGGTTTTAAAATTGCCTTCTTAAATAGCCAAGTATCTCCTGTTTGGCCACCGGAAGGTGTGGGTTTAGCTTCCCTCCTTCTTCTTGGTCCCATTGCCCTTCCTGGAATTTATATTGGTGCTACCTTAGCTAATTTTTTTAATAACCCGCACATTCAAACAGCAATTATTATAGGGATTGGTAACACACTCAGTAGTTATGTAAACTACAGAATCATCAAGAGGGTCTCAGAAAAAGCAGACCCCATCTACTCTACCAGAAACTTAATTTATTTCTTAAGTATCGGAACCATCCCTGGATCGTTTATTAGCACCGTGCTCGGTGTAACAAGTTTATGGTATTGGGACTTTTTAACCACTGAACTTTATTTCAATGTGTTCTTTACTTGGTTTTCGGGAGAGATGTTGGGTTTTCTCATTGTAGCCCCCCTACTCTATGTTTGGTTCCACCCAAAGGCAAAACTAAAATTAGAACTTCATAAACAAATCGAACTTCTACTTTGGATCATACTGGTTTATATTTCGGGAACCATTGCTTTTAGTGATGAATGGCCTCTTCTCTTTTTACCCATTCCTTTTGTTATCGTCACAAGCATTCGGTTCAGACAATTCGGTGCTACACTTGCCACCGTTGTACTCGCCTTTACAGCTGTTACACTCACCATAGATGGGAAAGGTGTTTTTGCAAGAAGGGACGAAACAGGTCTCTCCATCAACGACTCTCTTATTTTTTTGGATGCCTTTTTGTTTTGTATCAGCGGGATTGCCTACTTTTTGGTGACAGCCACTAGAGAAAGAGAAAGGGCACAACAAGCCTCTTTGAACTCTTTGCAAGTTCTAAATGAACTAAAAGAAAAAGCCAATGAAGAGTTGGAAAAAAAAGTTTTAGAAAGAACTGCCGTCATTGAAGAACAACGAGTGGAAATCGAAAAACAATTGGATATGGCCAAACGCATCCAAGAATCTCTTTTTCCTCAAAAAGAAATTTTTCCAGAAGGTGTGGAAATTCTTTTTAAAAACATTCCCATGATGAAAGTTGGCGGGGATTTGTATGATATTGTTTGGAGACCCGAAAAACAAGAATTAGGTGTTTTTATTTGTGACGTTTCGGGTCACGGGATTCCTGCTGCTCTTCTAAGTGCTCTTGTCAAAACATCTCTCGACAAATGGAAAGAAGATCCTTCTGACCTAAAAGAAAATTTAGAATCCATTCGGACTCAAATCATTCCTAACCTTAGGGAACATTTTGTAACTGCGAGTTTACTCCATCTTCACACAGACTCTGGATCACTAACTTTTGCCAGAGCCGGCCACTTTCCCCTTTTTATCATTCGTAAATCGGGAGCACTGGTAAGTTTGAAACCCATGGGAAGGATCATCACTCCTATTTTTGCCATCTTAGCAGAAGAAGAAAGATTCCAACTCGAAACAGGGGATTTAATTGTGATGTTGACCGATGGTTTGACCGAAGCAAGAGAACCGGAATCCTTACAAATGTTTGGAGAAGAAAGGTTACTCCACTTAATTCGTGATATACGGGGATTACCATTAAAAGAAATTCGAGACCAAGTTTTCCAATCGGTCATTCAAATTTCCGGAGGAATCACCGCCATCCAAGATGATTTGACTTTTGGTCTGATTCGTTATACTGGCAATGCCGACGAAAAGGTTAAGGTTGGATCATAG
- the epsC gene encoding serine O-acetyltransferase EpsC: protein MLSNGQDELYNSILSRQSIPESVVGGKQVANRFLEELFSILFSGYHSERNFTSKDQISDQLELFRIRWKNLLEPYATYADKELGRVVALDDILHNFVAKLPGLYEWMWEDAEAAFLGDPAAESIHEVILAYSGFYAGAVHRVANYFFKSSLPIFPKLLSGVAQEATGIDIHPGAEIGRAFFMDHGTGIVIGETTHIADNVKIYQGVTLGALSVNKSLAKQKRHPTIEEGVVIYAGATILGGETVIGKQSIIGGNAWITQSIPPYSVVYQKSEVRVRSSNEIQGLDFTI from the coding sequence ATGTTATCGAACGGACAAGATGAATTATACAATTCTATACTCAGTCGGCAATCCATCCCCGAATCAGTGGTGGGTGGCAAACAAGTGGCCAACCGTTTTTTGGAGGAATTGTTCTCCATCCTGTTTTCAGGATATCATTCTGAACGTAACTTCACTTCCAAAGATCAAATTTCTGACCAGTTGGAACTCTTTCGAATTCGTTGGAAAAACTTACTCGAACCTTATGCTACCTATGCGGACAAAGAACTTGGCCGTGTGGTTGCGTTAGATGATATTTTACATAACTTTGTTGCCAAACTTCCTGGATTGTATGAATGGATGTGGGAAGATGCAGAAGCTGCCTTTTTAGGAGATCCTGCTGCAGAAAGTATCCATGAAGTCATTCTCGCCTATTCAGGGTTTTACGCCGGTGCTGTCCACCGAGTGGCTAATTATTTTTTTAAGTCTTCATTGCCTATTTTTCCAAAACTTTTGTCTGGTGTGGCTCAAGAGGCAACAGGAATTGATATCCATCCCGGTGCGGAAATTGGAAGAGCCTTTTTTATGGATCATGGAACAGGGATTGTGATCGGCGAAACCACTCATATCGCAGACAATGTAAAAATTTACCAAGGTGTTACACTCGGCGCATTGTCGGTAAACAAGTCTTTGGCGAAGCAAAAACGCCATCCCACAATTGAAGAGGGTGTTGTGATTTATGCAGGAGCTACAATTCTCGGTGGAGAAACGGTGATTGGGAAACAATCCATCATCGGAGGGAATGCTTGGATTACCCAAAGCATTCCTCCTTATTCCGTTGTGTATCAGAAATCAGAAGTGCGAGTCAGAAGTTCGAATGAAATCCAAGGTTTGGATTTCACCATTTGA
- the ilvC gene encoding ketol-acid reductoisomerase: MANIYYDDSCDLNLLKGKTIAVIGYGSQGHAQAQNMKDSGLKVIIGLRDGSKSVKEAKEAGFEVFSVAEAAKKADIIQILAPDTIQADMYKADIEPNLTEGKALVFSHGFNIHYDLITPPKNVDVYMVAPKGPGHLVRRVYTEGGGVPCLIAIYQDATGQAKARALAHASGVGGGRAGILETSFREETETDLFGEQVVLCGGVANLIMSGFETLTEAGYDPEIAYFECLHEVKLITDLIYEGGLARMRYSISDTAEYGDYISGPRIIDAGVKARMKDVLTDIQKDKGAAFAKRWMADTKAGYPEYKKLKEKNAAHPIEAVGTKLRSMMKWLAK, from the coding sequence ATGGCAAATATCTATTACGACGACAGTTGCGATCTAAATCTCCTTAAAGGTAAAACCATTGCAGTGATTGGCTACGGAAGCCAAGGTCACGCCCAAGCTCAAAACATGAAAGATTCTGGTTTGAAAGTCATTATTGGACTTCGCGACGGATCTAAATCAGTAAAAGAAGCCAAAGAAGCTGGCTTTGAAGTGTTCAGTGTTGCGGAAGCTGCTAAAAAAGCAGACATCATCCAAATCCTTGCTCCAGACACAATCCAAGCTGACATGTATAAGGCGGATATTGAACCAAACCTTACTGAAGGAAAGGCTCTTGTATTCTCTCATGGATTTAACATCCATTACGATCTCATCACTCCTCCTAAAAACGTAGACGTTTATATGGTAGCTCCGAAAGGTCCAGGACACCTCGTTCGCCGTGTTTACACAGAAGGTGGTGGAGTTCCTTGTTTAATCGCTATTTATCAAGATGCGACTGGCCAAGCAAAAGCTCGTGCCCTTGCTCACGCAAGTGGAGTAGGCGGAGGAAGAGCGGGAATTTTAGAAACATCTTTCCGTGAAGAAACAGAAACTGACCTTTTCGGAGAACAAGTAGTTCTTTGTGGTGGTGTTGCGAACCTCATTATGAGTGGATTTGAAACATTAACAGAAGCAGGTTACGATCCAGAAATCGCTTACTTCGAATGTTTACATGAAGTGAAACTCATCACTGATTTAATTTACGAAGGTGGACTTGCTCGTATGCGTTATTCCATCTCTGATACTGCAGAGTATGGAGATTATATCAGCGGACCACGTATCATTGATGCTGGTGTAAAAGCTCGTATGAAAGACGTTCTCACTGATATCCAAAAAGATAAAGGTGCAGCGTTCGCTAAACGTTGGATGGCGGATACAAAAGCTGGATACCCAGAATACAAAAAACTCAAAGAAAAAAATGCAGCCCACCCTATCGAAGCAGTAGGAACTAAACTACGTTCGATGATGAAATGGCTTGCGAAGTAA
- a CDS encoding family 2A encapsulin nanocompartment shell protein translates to MAEQTQHALGDLAARQLANTVKTNAQYGAITPRFLVRLLDWKPLEAGVLRVNRVKSNTQVDVLCGQKGEQELPETFVNYEEKPREYTLSLISTILDVQTRVSDLYSSPHEQINEQLRLAIESVKEKQELELINNEDYGLLKNVPAHQRINTRKGPPTPDDLDDLITKVWKEPSFFLAHPLAIAAFGRECTRRGVPPATVTLFGAQFLTWRGLPLIPTDKLLVNGETNPKSAAGTSSILLLRVGEKKQGVVGLYQSNLPGEQTPGLSVRFMGINRSAIGSYLISLYCSAAILTDDAIAALDNVDVGNYYEYK, encoded by the coding sequence ATGGCAGAACAAACCCAACACGCTTTGGGAGACTTAGCCGCACGCCAACTGGCAAATACGGTAAAAACAAATGCACAATACGGTGCAATCACTCCACGTTTTTTAGTTAGGTTACTTGATTGGAAACCTTTAGAGGCAGGGGTTCTCCGAGTCAACCGTGTTAAATCCAATACGCAAGTGGATGTACTTTGCGGACAAAAGGGAGAACAAGAACTTCCAGAAACTTTTGTTAACTACGAAGAAAAACCTCGTGAATACACTCTTAGTTTAATTTCCACAATCCTTGATGTACAAACCAGAGTTTCTGATTTATACAGTTCTCCACATGAACAAATCAATGAACAACTAAGACTAGCCATTGAAAGTGTAAAAGAAAAACAAGAATTGGAACTCATCAATAATGAAGATTATGGATTATTAAAAAATGTTCCGGCTCACCAAAGAATTAACACAAGAAAAGGACCTCCTACTCCTGATGATTTAGATGATTTAATCACTAAAGTTTGGAAAGAACCATCTTTCTTTTTAGCACACCCACTTGCAATTGCTGCTTTTGGTCGTGAATGTACAAGAAGAGGTGTTCCACCGGCCACAGTAACTCTGTTTGGTGCACAATTTTTAACTTGGAGAGGACTTCCACTCATTCCTACGGATAAACTTCTTGTGAACGGCGAAACCAATCCAAAGTCTGCTGCAGGAACTTCTAGTATTTTACTTTTGAGAGTGGGTGAAAAAAAACAAGGGGTTGTAGGTTTATATCAATCCAACCTACCAGGAGAACAAACTCCGGGACTTTCTGTTCGTTTTATGGGAATTAACCGATCAGCAATTGGATCCTATTTGATTTCTCTCTACTGCTCAGCAGCCATACTCACTGACGATGCGATTGCTGCACTCGACAATGTAGATGTGGGAAATTATTATGAATACAAATGA